Proteins encoded within one genomic window of Polyangia bacterium:
- a CDS encoding cytochrome c biogenesis protein CcdA — translation MTENFAQAAGRGMGSAFIFALTAGLLTALTPCVYPMIPITISVFGGRGVSRRRSFLLATLYVAGIATMFGTLGTVFALLGRAFGTYLASPWVVVPLALFFFAMALSMFGAFELALPSGLQQRLSRVGGRGAGGVFLMGLVGGLIAAPCTGPPLAGILAFVATTRDAVGGFFLLATYAVGIGVPFWAIAGFSMQMPRSGPWMEAVKSVFGIALVVAALYYLKNVLPALGRLTGHTPTFVALAAASVVAGVLAGAVHLSFHDSVGRRLRKGLGVALSALGLFALTNYVLTPKVQLAWLHGEPEALRVARAGQRPLVIDFMADWCLPCKEMDVQVFSHPDVGAQLRDFTLLRVDLTREDEDETLGAVKAKYGVSTLPAVRIVSPDGQIVRRFDTVVDVPTFLNGLAEGRHHPAAVAN, via the coding sequence ATGACCGAGAACTTTGCGCAGGCGGCCGGGCGGGGAATGGGCAGCGCTTTCATCTTCGCGCTGACCGCCGGTCTTCTGACCGCGCTGACTCCCTGTGTTTACCCGATGATTCCCATCACCATCAGCGTGTTCGGCGGGCGCGGGGTGTCGCGCCGGCGATCGTTCTTGCTGGCGACGTTGTACGTGGCGGGCATCGCCACCATGTTCGGGACGCTGGGGACGGTGTTCGCGCTGCTGGGGCGCGCCTTCGGGACTTACCTGGCCAGCCCGTGGGTGGTGGTGCCGTTGGCGCTGTTCTTTTTCGCCATGGCCCTGTCGATGTTCGGCGCCTTCGAGCTGGCGTTGCCGTCGGGGTTGCAACAACGGCTGTCGCGCGTCGGCGGACGCGGCGCGGGGGGCGTCTTTCTGATGGGCCTCGTGGGCGGCTTGATCGCCGCGCCTTGCACCGGCCCGCCGCTGGCCGGAATCCTGGCCTTCGTCGCCACCACGCGCGACGCGGTCGGCGGATTTTTCTTGCTGGCCACGTACGCGGTGGGCATCGGCGTGCCCTTCTGGGCCATCGCCGGTTTCTCCATGCAGATGCCACGCTCGGGGCCGTGGATGGAGGCGGTCAAGAGCGTGTTCGGGATCGCGCTGGTGGTGGCGGCGCTTTACTACCTGAAAAATGTGCTGCCCGCGCTGGGGCGGCTGACCGGGCACACGCCGACGTTCGTGGCGCTGGCGGCCGCCAGCGTCGTCGCCGGCGTCTTGGCGGGCGCCGTTCATCTGTCATTCCACGACAGCGTCGGGCGGCGGTTGCGCAAAGGGTTGGGGGTGGCCCTGTCGGCGTTGGGTCTGTTTGCCCTGACCAATTATGTGCTGACCCCGAAGGTCCAGCTGGCCTGGCTGCACGGCGAGCCCGAAGCCTTGCGCGTGGCACGCGCCGGGCAGCGCCCGCTGGTGATCGACTTCATGGCCGACTGGTGCTTGCCCTGCAAGGAGATGGACGTCCAGGTCTTCTCCCATCCCGACGTCGGGGCGCAGCTTCGCGACTTCACCTTGCTCCGGGTTGACCTGACCCGCGAGGACGAGGACGAAACCTTGGGCGCCGTGAAGGCCAAGTACGGCGTCAGCACGCTGCCCGCAGTGCGCATCGTCTCGCCCGACGGTCAGATCGTCAGGCGTTTCGATACTGTCGTCGACGTTCCGACGTTCCTGAACGGGCTGGCCGAAGGTCGGCATCACCCCGCCGCGGTGGCGAACTGA
- a CDS encoding ATP-binding protein, which yields MRARPAWQKYGASVALTLMVMAGRMGLDPWWGRSHNRHLVFLPTVLVVAWLFGLGPGIASAALFTGALGLYWREPGEGFLRANTDLLLFAAVSAAICALIHSLHAAQRRANAETTAREQLLAIVAHDLRNPLTAITIAVAGLQMIPSEEQSGRRNLKVIERATLRMDRLIGDLVDATHIEQGDFVVERAPERVDGLLQEVVDLFLPQAQEQQLTVDVTGGASDRVVLCDRNRIIQVLGNLMGNAIKFTPPGGRITVRTIERGETVRFEIEDTGPGIKAEHLTHIFERYWKSEPRGTGLGLFIAKSIVAAHGGDLRVQSEPGHGALFSFEIARTDRQPAP from the coding sequence GTGCGAGCCCGTCCGGCATGGCAGAAATACGGCGCTTCGGTCGCCCTCACCCTCATGGTGATGGCGGGGCGGATGGGGCTGGATCCCTGGTGGGGCCGCTCTCATAACCGCCATCTGGTGTTTCTGCCGACTGTGCTGGTGGTCGCCTGGCTTTTCGGCCTCGGTCCGGGAATCGCCTCCGCGGCGCTCTTCACCGGCGCGCTCGGTCTTTACTGGCGAGAACCGGGAGAGGGTTTCCTGCGCGCCAACACCGATCTTCTGCTATTCGCGGCGGTGAGCGCGGCGATCTGCGCCCTCATTCACTCGTTGCACGCGGCCCAGCGACGGGCCAACGCCGAGACGACCGCCCGCGAACAACTGCTGGCGATCGTCGCCCACGATCTTCGCAACCCGCTGACGGCCATCACCATCGCAGTGGCCGGACTTCAGATGATTCCGTCAGAAGAGCAATCGGGACGGCGCAATTTGAAGGTCATCGAGCGCGCCACCTTGCGCATGGACCGACTCATCGGCGACCTGGTGGACGCCACCCATATCGAACAGGGCGACTTTGTCGTCGAACGCGCCCCAGAACGCGTCGATGGTTTGCTGCAAGAGGTGGTCGATCTCTTCCTGCCTCAGGCACAAGAACAACAATTGACCGTCGATGTCACCGGCGGGGCCAGTGACAGGGTGGTCCTCTGCGACCGCAACCGAATCATCCAGGTGCTCGGCAACCTGATGGGAAACGCCATCAAGTTCACGCCGCCGGGCGGACGGATCACCGTGCGGACCATCGAGCGCGGCGAGACCGTCCGCTTTGAAATCGAGGACACCGGCCCGGGCATCAAGGCGGAGCATCTCACCCATATCTTCGAACGTTATTGGAAAAGCGAACCGCGCGGAACCGGCCTGGGCCTGTTCATTGCCAAGAGCATCGTCGCCGCGCACGGCGGCGATCTGCGCGTCCAGAGCGAGCCCGGACACGGCGCCCTGTTCTCATTCGAGATCGCCCGCACTGACAGACAGCCAGCGCCTTGA
- a CDS encoding PHB depolymerase family esterase yields MGSAAFFFGCASSDTGLGPGAGTGGGSIGSGGNSAPTGSGGGSVPTGSGGTSPAGCGGMDGGMAGGAPGTTDGGQDAGTGGATTGPYVKPPAAPSMGCMQPGAGAGARTINVNGKNINFIINMTGYNAAMPNRLIFTLHGCGGYGNLMLLPGLTPNIHVQWQGQDSGCYEDQTRDSPEYAVFDALLQFMETNFCIDKNRVFATGFSSGSWMADMLGCRRADVVKAHGQGAGGLPMSLRFAADCRGPEAALYEHGTADDQNHIHGSRLDRDRLLKTNQCDDTSKAYPNFSPCVLYDNCLPGYPVAYCEIPGLGHSPWGQMTAVIGNFFQQF; encoded by the coding sequence GTGGGCAGCGCGGCCTTCTTCTTCGGGTGTGCCAGCAGCGACACGGGATTGGGTCCTGGCGCGGGCACGGGTGGCGGGTCAATCGGCAGCGGCGGCAACAGCGCTCCGACCGGCAGCGGCGGCGGCAGCGTGCCGACTGGCAGCGGCGGCACGTCACCGGCGGGCTGCGGAGGAATGGACGGCGGCATGGCCGGTGGCGCGCCCGGAACCACCGACGGCGGTCAAGACGCGGGCACGGGCGGCGCGACCACCGGCCCATACGTCAAACCGCCCGCCGCGCCCAGCATGGGGTGCATGCAACCGGGCGCCGGCGCTGGGGCGAGGACCATCAACGTCAACGGAAAGAACATCAACTTCATCATCAACATGACCGGATACAACGCGGCGATGCCCAACCGTCTGATCTTCACGCTGCACGGCTGCGGCGGCTACGGCAACCTGATGCTCTTGCCCGGTCTGACGCCGAATATCCACGTGCAGTGGCAAGGCCAGGACAGCGGCTGTTATGAGGATCAGACGCGCGATTCACCCGAATATGCCGTCTTCGACGCGCTTCTGCAGTTCATGGAGACGAACTTCTGCATCGACAAGAACCGTGTCTTCGCGACCGGGTTCAGCAGCGGCTCGTGGATGGCCGATATGCTGGGTTGTCGGCGCGCCGACGTGGTCAAGGCGCACGGGCAGGGCGCGGGTGGTCTGCCGATGTCGCTGCGTTTCGCCGCCGACTGTCGCGGACCCGAGGCCGCTCTTTACGAGCACGGCACCGCCGACGATCAGAATCACATCCACGGCAGCCGATTGGATCGCGATCGTCTGCTCAAGACGAACCAGTGCGACGACACCTCGAAGGCGTACCCGAACTTTTCGCCCTGCGTTCTATACGACAACTGCCTGCCGGGATACCCGGTCGCCTACTGCGAGATTCCCGGCCTTGGCCACTCGCCCTGGGGGCAGATGACCGCGGTGATCGGAAACTTCTTTCAGCAGTTCTAG
- a CDS encoding TlpA disulfide reductase family protein, with the protein MSQVQRSFGLAMVALVVIGCAGAPAARSDEPASEGDGATVGAPVPAIAVRTVDGKRTVDLAKLKGKVVLLDIWASWCGPCREELPLLDEMAARLKSKGVVVVAVSIDEEKDAAQAFLAARDQWTLTVAHDPKGIVPALMQPPKMPTSYLIDARGVLRYVNAGFDRADARKIEDRLVALAAEVR; encoded by the coding sequence ATGTCCCAAGTTCAGCGATCGTTCGGTTTGGCGATGGTGGCGTTGGTCGTGATCGGTTGCGCCGGCGCGCCCGCCGCACGCAGTGATGAACCTGCCAGCGAAGGCGACGGCGCCACCGTCGGCGCGCCGGTGCCGGCGATCGCCGTCCGCACCGTCGACGGAAAGCGGACGGTCGACCTGGCCAAACTGAAGGGCAAGGTGGTGTTGCTGGATATCTGGGCCTCGTGGTGCGGGCCCTGTCGTGAGGAGCTGCCGCTGCTGGACGAGATGGCCGCGCGCCTGAAGAGCAAGGGCGTGGTGGTGGTGGCGGTGTCGATCGACGAGGAGAAAGACGCCGCCCAGGCCTTCCTGGCCGCACGCGACCAATGGACGCTGACCGTGGCGCACGACCCGAAAGGAATAGTCCCCGCGTTGATGCAGCCGCCGAAGATGCCCACGTCGTACTTGATCGACGCGCGCGGCGTTCTCCGCTACGTCAACGCCGGCTTCGATCGCGCCGATGCCCGGAAGATCGAGGACCGTCTGGTGGCCCTGGCCGCCGAAGTCCGGTGA
- a CDS encoding DUF4266 domain-containing protein, protein MRKRTLLDRLQLAALIAAIAMAAASLGCVRLQPYQRGRLAHPTMLLGETATPGEAHVYAIQEGAVGGGSAVEGGCGCN, encoded by the coding sequence ATGAGAAAGCGCACGTTGCTTGACCGTCTTCAATTGGCGGCTCTGATCGCCGCCATCGCCATGGCGGCGGCGAGCTTGGGCTGCGTGCGTTTGCAGCCCTACCAGCGCGGGCGCCTGGCCCACCCGACCATGCTTCTGGGAGAAACGGCCACGCCCGGCGAGGCCCATGTCTACGCGATCCAGGAGGGCGCGGTCGGAGGCGGGTCGGCGGTCGAGGGCGGCTGCGGTTGCAACTGA
- a CDS encoding beta-1,3-glucanase family protein yields MSKPVSLGFTAVGSACAVALGLVLAQGCDRDPAAGTPPARLSNAVPQPLAAACSTGGASGGGGGAPGADGGFVVNIPAPSTTPPAAVPGNTVRITNNCDIPLFIRVQVGGSAANTDFMLATGQNRSYGLANPTMPGGWFEAHSAMPIDDSNLLERVQITIVRGNVLSKVEEQNGIALPTEVYGVGGGPECNQRAGCFVPRKQIMTDCPDGLLVGLKCVAPGVYCADPANQAKPVCHALDSQVAACAAKPECAAAAGLSSKQAYNCDKFFGTNYKWCAAINRGMLDSPDSMDATMFYQKPPYNNFAAWVHSFCHTWAFPYDDYNGSTADDTYHTCRQGSSASVTFCPNG; encoded by the coding sequence ATGAGCAAGCCAGTCAGTCTTGGTTTCACGGCGGTTGGGTCCGCGTGCGCGGTGGCGCTTGGCCTGGTTTTGGCGCAAGGCTGCGATCGGGACCCGGCCGCCGGTACGCCGCCAGCGAGGCTATCGAACGCGGTTCCACAACCGTTGGCGGCGGCATGTTCGACCGGCGGCGCGTCCGGCGGTGGCGGCGGCGCGCCAGGCGCCGACGGCGGCTTCGTGGTGAACATTCCCGCTCCCTCCACGACGCCACCCGCCGCGGTGCCCGGCAACACGGTTCGGATCACCAACAACTGTGACATCCCGCTGTTCATCCGGGTGCAGGTCGGGGGCAGCGCCGCCAACACCGATTTCATGCTGGCCACCGGGCAAAATCGAAGTTATGGGCTCGCGAACCCGACCATGCCCGGCGGATGGTTCGAGGCGCACTCGGCGATGCCGATCGATGATTCGAATCTGCTCGAGCGGGTTCAGATCACCATCGTTCGCGGCAACGTCTTGTCCAAGGTTGAAGAACAGAACGGCATCGCGCTGCCCACCGAAGTGTACGGCGTCGGTGGCGGCCCAGAGTGCAACCAGCGAGCCGGGTGTTTCGTGCCGCGAAAACAGATCATGACCGATTGCCCCGACGGACTTCTGGTCGGGCTAAAGTGCGTGGCCCCCGGCGTTTATTGCGCCGATCCCGCCAACCAGGCCAAACCCGTCTGTCACGCCCTGGATTCGCAAGTGGCCGCCTGCGCCGCCAAGCCCGAGTGCGCGGCCGCGGCGGGACTGTCATCGAAGCAGGCCTATAACTGCGACAAGTTTTTTGGCACCAACTATAAGTGGTGCGCGGCGATCAATCGCGGAATGCTGGACAGTCCCGATTCGATGGACGCCACGATGTTTTACCAGAAGCCGCCCTACAACAACTTCGCGGCCTGGGTCCACTCGTTCTGTCACACCTGGGCCTTTCCTTACGACGACTACAACGGGTCCACCGCTGACGACACGTACCACACCTGCCGTCAGGGCAGCAGCGCCAGTGTGACGTTCTGTCCGAATGGGTGA
- a CDS encoding class I SAM-dependent methyltransferase: protein MPDSHPTLTPAELAAVSSRTVTHYDASATSFWEGTRDHDVSQNITALLEHIEGTPPFAILDFGCGPGRDLQTFQRLGHRAVGLEGSARFVEMARQLTGCEVLHQDFLRLELPSATFEGIFANASLFHVPTQELPRVLRQLHAALAPRGVLFSSNPRGDNREGWSGGDRYGVYHDLAGWRRFLDAAGFDELLHYFRPPGLPPEQQPWLASVWRRRDS from the coding sequence ATGCCGGACTCCCATCCCACGCTGACCCCGGCCGAACTGGCCGCGGTCAGCTCCCGCACCGTCACCCACTACGACGCGTCCGCCACGTCCTTCTGGGAGGGCACGCGCGACCACGACGTCTCGCAGAACATCACGGCGTTGCTCGAACACATTGAAGGGACGCCTCCCTTCGCGATCCTGGATTTCGGCTGCGGACCGGGGCGCGATCTGCAGACGTTTCAGCGGCTGGGGCATCGAGCGGTCGGGCTGGAGGGCTCGGCGCGTTTTGTGGAGATGGCGCGGCAGTTGACCGGCTGCGAGGTGCTGCACCAGGATTTCCTGCGCCTGGAGCTGCCCAGCGCAACGTTCGAAGGCATCTTTGCCAACGCTTCGCTGTTTCACGTGCCGACCCAGGAGCTGCCGCGGGTGCTGCGGCAGCTTCACGCGGCCCTGGCGCCAAGGGGTGTGCTGTTCAGCTCCAACCCACGAGGCGACAACCGGGAGGGATGGTCCGGCGGCGATCGTTATGGCGTGTACCACGATCTGGCCGGGTGGCGGCGCTTCCTGGACGCCGCCGGCTTCGACGAGCTTCTTCACTATTTCAGGCCGCCGGGGCTCCCGCCCGAGCAGCAACCGTGGTTGGCCTCCGTCTGGCGTCGACGGGACTCGTGA
- a CDS encoding DUF3570 domain-containing protein, whose translation MQLSPGRWSCPRSKRDRAILCVVAVLVIIVGASTPTTARPPAGTTPEAEGEVTKQPRDSDTEKEADREDDSHRSKRGGPIVTASSAVSAYSDTDAVHVISPTVAGGLRDDIAGWSVDGRYLVDAVSAASVDIVSTASGRWKEIRHVGSLSAEMKSGAAAFSVAGGVSREPDYLSLGGGGTVSLELLDKNVTPFLGGSYGHDDVGRTGLPKQFWRTQQKGTFQLGVTFVVDRSTIAEVAVDGIFERGYLAKPYRYIPLFAPGVAASVPAGASVTTVNELRLDLRSADALPDSRDRYSLSGRIAHRFDTSTVRADQRLYTDSWGMLASTTDARLLVDVGQRFLLWPHGRLHVQRGIDFWERTYEATIDPGGALAVPRYRTGDRELGPLYTVTVGGGVRVQLTSQPLPWALTFQMEGIFTRYLNDLYITQRRALFGDLALEASFQ comes from the coding sequence TTGCAACTGAGCCCGGGCCGCTGGTCTTGCCCGCGCAGCAAACGTGACCGCGCGATTCTTTGTGTCGTCGCGGTGCTGGTCATCATCGTCGGCGCGTCCACACCCACCACCGCCCGGCCGCCCGCCGGTACCACGCCCGAGGCCGAGGGCGAGGTGACCAAACAGCCTCGCGACAGCGACACGGAAAAGGAAGCCGACCGCGAGGACGACAGCCACCGAAGCAAACGCGGCGGACCGATCGTCACGGCGTCGTCGGCGGTCTCGGCTTACTCTGACACCGACGCGGTGCACGTCATCTCGCCCACCGTCGCGGGCGGGCTCAGAGACGACATCGCCGGCTGGTCCGTCGACGGACGCTACCTGGTCGACGCTGTCTCCGCCGCGTCTGTCGACATCGTCTCGACCGCCTCCGGCCGCTGGAAGGAAATTCGTCATGTCGGGTCTCTGTCAGCCGAGATGAAATCCGGCGCCGCCGCTTTCTCCGTGGCGGGCGGCGTTTCGCGCGAGCCCGACTATCTTTCGCTGGGCGGCGGCGGAACGGTCTCCCTCGAGCTGCTGGACAAGAACGTCACCCCGTTCCTGGGCGGATCTTACGGGCACGATGACGTCGGGCGCACCGGGCTGCCCAAGCAGTTCTGGCGCACCCAGCAGAAAGGAACGTTCCAGCTGGGCGTCACCTTCGTCGTCGATCGGTCGACCATCGCAGAGGTGGCCGTCGACGGAATCTTCGAACGCGGGTACCTGGCCAAGCCCTATCGTTACATCCCGCTGTTCGCGCCGGGCGTGGCCGCCAGCGTCCCGGCCGGCGCATCCGTCACCACGGTCAACGAACTGCGGCTGGATCTCCGCTCCGCCGACGCGCTCCCCGACAGCCGCGATCGCTATTCCTTGAGCGGCCGGATCGCCCACCGCTTCGACACCAGCACGGTGCGCGCCGACCAGCGGCTTTACACGGACAGCTGGGGAATGCTGGCCAGCACCACCGACGCGCGCCTGCTGGTCGACGTCGGGCAACGATTTCTGCTGTGGCCGCACGGCCGCCTGCACGTCCAGCGCGGCATCGATTTCTGGGAACGGACCTACGAGGCCACCATCGACCCCGGCGGCGCGCTGGCCGTCCCGCGCTACCGCACCGGTGACCGCGAGCTTGGTCCGCTTTACACCGTCACGGTGGGCGGAGGCGTTCGGGTGCAGCTGACCTCCCAGCCTTTGCCCTGGGCGCTGACCTTCCAGATGGAGGGCATCTTCACCCGCTATCTGAACGATCTTTACATCACGCAAAGGCGTGCTCTTTTCGGCGATCTGGCGCTGGAGGCTTCCTTCCAGTGA
- a CDS encoding DUF2271 domain-containing protein, translated as MIFVAAIFLAPVLLLVGCQAAPVDDLIGWDGRGMSLPVDTGSGGGGPSSGTGGGAAGDNGGAGGIFGTVDGSGGTVGVASGGAAGSDVVPTDSGVTPPPAPDGGAVTSTCHLDVTVTTHSTGRGGYDPRNVGAIWIENSAQKFIKSLDVWASRRLDHLTSWNAATSAAGLSRNRVDAITAATLSNYGTRTGSWNCTDTNEKPVAAADYQVCFDLNDTNSASKSNCVTVTIGKSPTTVKVPDALPCFTGRTFTFTP; from the coding sequence ATGATTTTCGTCGCGGCGATCTTTCTGGCCCCTGTGCTGCTGCTGGTCGGCTGCCAGGCGGCCCCCGTGGACGACTTGATCGGATGGGATGGACGCGGCATGTCGCTGCCGGTCGACACGGGATCGGGGGGCGGCGGTCCGTCGTCGGGAACCGGCGGCGGGGCGGCGGGAGACAATGGCGGTGCGGGCGGCATTTTCGGAACTGTCGACGGCAGCGGCGGAACCGTCGGCGTAGCCTCAGGCGGCGCAGCCGGGTCCGACGTGGTGCCGACGGACAGCGGCGTGACGCCGCCGCCCGCGCCCGACGGCGGCGCGGTCACCAGCACCTGCCACCTGGACGTCACGGTCACCACGCACAGCACCGGACGCGGCGGTTACGACCCCCGCAACGTCGGCGCCATCTGGATCGAAAACAGCGCCCAGAAATTCATCAAGAGCCTGGATGTTTGGGCGTCCCGCCGCCTGGATCACCTCACCAGTTGGAACGCGGCGACGTCGGCGGCAGGCCTCAGCCGCAACCGGGTGGACGCCATCACCGCCGCGACGCTGTCCAACTATGGCACCCGAACCGGCAGCTGGAACTGCACCGACACCAACGAGAAACCGGTGGCTGCCGCCGACTATCAAGTTTGCTTTGATCTGAACGACACGAACAGCGCGTCCAAATCCAATTGCGTGACCGTCACCATCGGAAAATCGCCGACGACTGTGAAGGTCCCCGACGCACTCCCCTGTTTTACCGGGCGGACCTTCACCTTCACGCCCTAG
- a CDS encoding EAL domain-containing protein gives MLSTLSASADTTDGSAPVHVLLVDDEPTVARAMSRLLAKAGNTVTTAADGKQAIGLVEHTAFDVVVSDVEMPGMSGLHMLRAIRERDQDVPVVFMTGRPALEGVIKAMEGGAFRYLTKPVNGAELVNLVERAAQMHRLAIVSRNAANNIAEKPLADRAGLEPRFNAALDRMWMAMQPILSWKKREVVAYEALLRTDEPTLRSPVDFVDAAERLVRTDELGRRVRRRIADQIADVPPNVNVFVNLHPLDLLDPELCATYGALTPFASRIVLEITERAALDQISGVVDKVAGLRHLGFRIALDDLGAGYAGLSSFALLEPEIVKVDMFLVRGIDHSPTKQRIFHSFATLCRDLQTTIVAEGVEVPEERDCLTELGGDLYQGYLFCRPGRGFPDPTY, from the coding sequence ATGCTATCGACGCTGAGCGCGTCTGCCGACACCACCGACGGGTCCGCCCCGGTCCACGTATTGCTGGTTGACGATGAGCCAACCGTTGCGCGCGCCATGAGTCGGCTTCTGGCCAAGGCCGGGAACACCGTGACCACCGCCGCCGACGGCAAGCAGGCGATCGGACTGGTCGAGCACACCGCCTTCGACGTCGTGGTCAGCGACGTCGAAATGCCCGGAATGAGCGGCCTGCACATGCTGCGTGCGATTCGCGAACGGGATCAGGACGTGCCGGTCGTGTTCATGACCGGCAGGCCGGCTTTGGAAGGGGTCATCAAGGCGATGGAAGGCGGCGCCTTCCGGTATCTCACCAAGCCCGTGAACGGAGCGGAGCTGGTCAATCTGGTGGAGCGGGCGGCGCAGATGCACCGACTGGCCATTGTCAGCCGGAACGCCGCGAACAACATCGCTGAAAAGCCACTGGCCGATCGGGCCGGCCTGGAACCGCGGTTCAACGCCGCCCTGGATCGGATGTGGATGGCCATGCAACCGATTCTTTCCTGGAAGAAGCGGGAAGTGGTCGCTTACGAGGCTCTGCTGCGCACGGATGAGCCAACGCTGCGCAGCCCGGTCGATTTCGTCGACGCCGCCGAGCGCCTGGTCCGCACCGACGAGCTGGGCCGCCGGGTCCGCCGGCGGATCGCCGATCAGATCGCCGACGTCCCGCCCAACGTGAACGTGTTCGTCAATCTCCATCCTCTGGATCTTCTGGATCCGGAACTTTGCGCGACCTACGGAGCTCTGACGCCTTTTGCTTCACGGATCGTCCTGGAGATAACCGAGCGCGCCGCCCTGGACCAGATTTCCGGTGTTGTCGACAAGGTGGCCGGCTTGCGCCATCTCGGATTTCGAATCGCCCTGGACGATCTGGGCGCGGGCTACGCGGGCCTGTCCAGCTTTGCCCTGCTCGAGCCCGAGATTGTCAAAGTGGACATGTTCCTGGTGCGCGGGATTGATCATTCGCCGACGAAACAGAGAATCTTCCACTCCTTCGCCACGCTTTGCCGCGATCTGCAGACCACCATCGTCGCCGAAGGCGTCGAGGTGCCAGAAGAGCGAGACTGCCTGACCGAGCTCGGCGGCGACCTTTACCAGGGATATCTCTTCTGTCGCCCGGGCCGCGGTTTTCCCGATCCGACCTATTGA
- a CDS encoding response regulator transcription factor, with translation MAASTLSPALRLSQPSLTAAAPLRVVVIDPQPLSRIGLCHLLRGQRDISVVGETGHVLAALQKIKRWSPDVVLIDPDVAGDDGPALIRGLLQRVPHARVIALGQHDGDEEIHRITEAGACGYQFKNAPEQNIVGAVRAAIAGQTCTAGLARQRLQERDKHPTLTPRECEVLRLLAKGYPNATIAALLAIAHGTVKLHVKSILAKLGVEDRAQAALTALRRGFARLT, from the coding sequence ATGGCGGCTAGTACCCTCAGTCCGGCGCTTCGGCTGTCACAGCCGAGCTTGACTGCCGCGGCGCCCCTGCGAGTCGTGGTGATCGACCCGCAACCGCTGTCTCGCATCGGGCTTTGCCACCTGCTGCGCGGGCAGCGAGACATCTCGGTGGTCGGGGAAACCGGTCACGTCCTGGCCGCGCTACAAAAAATCAAGCGCTGGTCGCCCGACGTGGTCCTGATCGATCCCGACGTGGCGGGCGACGACGGCCCGGCGTTGATCCGCGGGTTGCTGCAGCGGGTTCCGCACGCCCGGGTGATCGCCCTCGGACAGCACGACGGCGATGAAGAGATTCACCGCATCACCGAAGCGGGCGCCTGCGGGTACCAATTCAAGAATGCGCCGGAACAAAACATCGTCGGTGCGGTTCGGGCGGCCATCGCCGGACAAACCTGCACGGCCGGATTGGCGCGGCAGCGCCTGCAAGAGCGCGACAAGCACCCGACGCTGACGCCGCGCGAGTGCGAGGTGCTGCGGCTTTTGGCCAAAGGATATCCGAACGCGACCATCGCCGCGCTCCTCGCCATCGCCCACGGCACGGTCAAGCTGCACGTCAAGTCCATCCTGGCCAAATTGGGGGTCGAGGATCGCGCGCAGGCGGCGTTGACGGCGCTGCGCCGGGGCTTCGCCCGCCTGACCTGA
- a CDS encoding MarC family protein, with protein sequence MMIAFPAIFFVVDPLAAIPIFLSITAGDPVEKRLATARRAALATGLTLALFAATGGLLFKALGISLGAFKVAGGLMILLMALDMMRAQPSRTRSTPAEQAEGTEKDDVAIVPLAIPMLAGPGAIATVAVLMSQAGWRPLPTLAVFVSIALTSVASWILLRAAAGAEKFLSRTTLKILERIMGLLLAAIAIEFMAGGVAELASRLRAS encoded by the coding sequence ATGATGATCGCTTTCCCGGCGATTTTTTTTGTCGTCGATCCGCTGGCCGCGATCCCGATCTTCTTGAGCATCACGGCGGGTGACCCGGTGGAAAAGCGGCTGGCGACGGCGCGCCGGGCGGCGCTGGCCACCGGCCTCACCCTGGCGCTGTTCGCCGCGACCGGGGGACTGTTGTTCAAGGCGTTGGGGATCTCGCTGGGCGCTTTCAAGGTCGCTGGCGGCTTGATGATCTTGTTGATGGCGCTGGACATGATGCGGGCGCAGCCGTCGCGCACGCGGTCCACGCCGGCCGAGCAGGCCGAGGGCACCGAAAAAGACGACGTGGCGATCGTCCCGCTGGCTATTCCCATGCTGGCCGGGCCGGGCGCCATCGCCACGGTGGCGGTGCTGATGAGCCAGGCCGGGTGGCGGCCGTTGCCGACGCTGGCCGTCTTCGTATCGATAGCGCTCACCAGCGTGGCGTCGTGGATTCTGTTGCGCGCCGCCGCCGGTGCAGAGAAATTTCTTTCGCGCACGACCTTGAAGATCCTGGAGCGGATCATGGGGCTGCTGCTGGCGGCGATCGCCATCGAGTTCATGGCGGGCGGCGTGGCCGAACTGGCCAGCCGGCTGCGCGCCTCCTAG